CCTTCATTTTTGGGATCGGCTTGTCATTGGTGACCTTGGCGGCCACGATTTTAGCGCAGTCCATGGAGGAACCGCCGCCAAAGGCAATGACACCGTCACAGCCTTCGGTATAGTAGGCTTCCAGCCCGTCATAAATATTTTCGAAGGTCGGGTTGGGCTGAACGCCGTCAAAGACAGAATAGTCGATGCCCGCTTTTTTCAGGGCTTCAAGGAATCCGTCGAGCAGTCCCATCTCCATTAAAGGTTTATCAGTAATAACGAGCGCTTTGTGGACATCACAGAGCGAAATAATTTCCGGGAAACGTTTGACCATTCCAGGGCCTACCAGGCTTGGTGGAATGGGGAGCTTGAGTACATTTAATACACCTTTCATCATAATATGCGATGTCCGGTACGGAATCGTCATCAGGTTCATAAGATTCACTCCTTCACTTTGTTATAGTCTCATTTTAAACGCTAAAAGTGTGCGGGTCAAGGAGAATTAAAAAACTGTTAAAAATATTGGGATTGCGGCAAGGAAAAATCAAGGTTATAATAGGTAGAAAAGATTAACAGAGGTGAAAGTTATGTTAATAGATACACATGTCCATCTGTTTCCGGACAAGCTTTGCCCGAAAACCATTGAAAAGCTGGCAAAGACCGACCCAAACCACCATCTGACCTATTATGGCGACGGGAGCCTGGGCTGTGCAGAAAAAAATATGAAGGAATGGGGCGTTGATCTGGGCGTTATGCTGCCCATCGCTACCAACCCGCACCAGCAGAAAAGCGTCAACGATTTTGCGGCCTATGTCCAGGATCACAGCGATGCGTTTATCAGCTTTGGCACCATCCATCCCGACGCGCCAGACTATATTGAAGAGCTCAGCCGCATTGTGGAAATGGGATTTCACGGCATAAAGCTCCACCCCGATTACCAGGGATTTTTCATCAATGAAAAGCGGCTGTACCCAATGTACCAGGCCATCAGTGACCGAAAGCTGCCGGTGGTATTTCATACCGGGTATGACCCCATCTCACCTGGCTGCATCCATGCCACGCCAGAGGCCGTGGTAGAAATGGCCCGGGAATTTCCAGAGCTGGCTATTATCGCCGCCCACACTGGCGGTCTGTACTTTGGCAATCCGCCGCAGGATATTTATCTGGATACCCCCAACGTAACCTTTGATACGGCCATTGCATCCTATACCTTTTCCCCTGAAGCCTACAGGCGTCTGATCGACATCTACGGCGCCGAACGGTTTATCTTTGCCACAGATAACCCCTGGGGAGACGCGGCCAAAGATCTGGCATTTTTTGAGGCAGTGGGTCTGACCCGGGATGAAAGGGAGCTGATTTTTCACGAAAACGCCGAAAGGCTCATTGGAATTTGACAGACCGTGTTGACAGCTGTCCGAAATGCTGTTATAATGACTTCGAAATCTAAAAGAGAACAGGAGATGTGAAGATGCGTAATTTTTCTTGCTAAATATTTTAATATGGAAGTGTGCCAGTCCGCTTTGCCGGGTCTTTTTGGTGTGCTTCAGCAAGAAAGATAACGATCTGATCGCTCATAAAATATAGACAGAGGTGACAGACAAATTCGGTCCGTCACGGTATGTCAGGATACTTTCCTGATGACATCTGCGCATTTTTTGAACCGCAAGAAGGTTATTATACTTTCTTGCGGTTTTTTGGCGTTTGATGTTTTGTCCAAATGTGCCAGAGCAAATCTGGCAGCAAATAAGAAGCGTTAGCGGATGAAACGAATGAATGTTGCAGAGAAAGGCTTTCACTGCGGCATGTGATCCTTTTTATCAGGAGGTTAAATATGTCTTTAATAAATGTATCGAATCTGACTTTTGGCTACGACGGAAGCTATGATACGATTTTTGAAAAAGTGTCCTTTCAGCTTGACACCAACTGGAAGCTGGGCTTTACCGGGCGCAACGGTAAAGGGAAGACTACTTTTTTAAAGCTTTTGATGGGCCAGTATGAATACAGCGGTACCATTGCAGCGTCGGTTGATTTTTCTTATTTTCCCTTTAAAGTTGAGCAGAGAGAGCGGAATACTATCGACATGGTGGATTCACTAAATGGAAATTACGCGTTCTGGGAGCTCCAGAGAGAGCTTTCCATGCTGGAGGTTGACTACGATGTCCTGTACCGGCCCTTTAGCACATTAAGCGAGGGAGAACAGACCAAGGTGCTGCTGGCGGTTCTCTTTCTGAGAGAAAACCAGTTCCTGCTCATTGATGAGCCCACCAATCATCTGGATATGGCGTCAAGAGAGCTGGTAGGACAGTACCTGAACACCAAGCGCGGGTTTATCCTGGTTTCTCATGACCGCTATTTTCTGGACCAGTGCGTGGACCATATTCTGTCCATTAACAATACAGATATTGAGGTGCAGCGGGGAAATTACACATCATGGGTGCAGAATAAAGAGCGGCAGGACCAGTACGAGATGGGGGAAAATGAAAAACTGAAAAAAGAAATTGCGAAAATGACCACAGCAGCCAGACGGACCGCCGGATGGTCGGACGCTGTGGAAAAAACAAAGAAAGGCGCGAGCAGAAAGCTTGTAGCAGGCCTGAAGCCAGACCGCGGCTACGTGGGGCATAAGGCCGCAAAAATGATGAAGCGCTCAAAGGTTACAGAGGCGAGAAAGGAAAAAGCCATTGAGGAAAAGTCAAAGCTGCTGAAAAATATTGACTGGGCCGATGAGCTTGCCATAAAAACCCTGAGCTATCCTAAAAACAGGCTGATCGAAGCCAGAGGGCTGTCCATCACCTACGATGGAGATGCGGTTTTTGAGGATGTCAGCTTTGAGGTGAACCGGGGCGACCGGGTGGCCCTCAGCGGTAAAAACGGATGTGGAAAATCCAGTATCCTGAAAGCAGTTTTGGGTGAGAAAATCTGTCACAGAGGAGATCTCATCATTGGAACAAATCTTGAATACTCTTATATTTCCCAGGACACCTCATTTCTGGCCGGGAGCCTGAGAAATTATATCCGTGAAAACAGCCTTGACGAGAGCCTGCTCAAGGCGGTTCTCAGAAAGCTGGGCTTTTCCAGAGAGCAGTTTGACAAACGTCTTGAGGACTACAGCAGCGGTCAGAAAAAGAAAGTGCTGCTGGCAGCAAGCCTGTGCAAACCGGCCCATCTCTATATCTGGGACGAGCCGCTGAACTTTATTGATGTGCTGTCCCGCATACAGATCGAGCATTTGATCTGTCAGTATGAGCCGACCATGCTTTTTGTGGAGCATGACCGCATGTTTATGGAAAATGTGGCGACAAAGGTAGTAGCTTTGTAGACTGCCTTAAAAATCTTTAAGAAATAAGAATGAAATCGTAACCTCAAAATATTTTAACATAAAACTATTTACAATTGAAAACATTTCGGATATACTTTTAACCTGTAAGTAATTTTAAGGAGGACGTAATTGTGTTAGAACAGGTTAAAGAAATTATTGTAGAAGCGATCAATGTAGATGAGGACTTAATTGTACCTGAAGCAAAATTGCAGGAAGACCTCGGCATTGACTCTTTATCTGCCGTTGAACTGGCCATGGAACTTGAAAACGCATTTGATATCCGTATCGAAGACGACGCATTGGCAAATTTAAAAACAGTTCAGGATATTCTGAATATCGTTGAAAATAAATAAGGGGCTGGGGAGCAAGCTCCCCGGCGCTCACAGGCAGGTAAACGGATGAACATTAACGAACTTGAAAAAATAGTCCAGATCTTTGACAGTTCCGCCCTTTCAAAAATGGAGCTGCAGAGCGGGGACGTTACCATAAAATTAGAAAAAGGAACAGAGAGCGCCGTCGTGGCTGCAGTGCCGGCTGTTAAACAGACAATGGTTCCGGCGGCAGTGCCGGATGCCAGTGCGGCTGAAGTCTGCGAGGAAGCCAAAGGCCATTGGGTGAAATCGCCTCTGGTGGGTACCTTTTACCGTTCCAACATCAAAGACGGAGAACCGCTGGTAAAGGTAGGGGATACCGTCAGGAAGGGAGACCTTCTGTGCATTATTGAGGCCATGAAGATGATGAATGAAATCCGCAGCGACCGCGACGGCGTCATTACAGCCATCAATGTCGAAAATGAAACCATGGTGGAATATGATGAAAAAATCATTTGTATTGGAGAGGTCCAATGATTGAACGTATTTTAATCGCCAACCGCGGAGAGATCGCCGTCCGGATTATTCGGACCTGTAAGGAAATGGGCATCGAAACGGTGGCGATTTATTCGACAGCAGACAAGGACGCGCTGCATGTACAGTACGCCACCAAGGCGGTGTGCATCGGCGGTCCGAGATCTGATGAAAGTTATCTGAATATGCAGCGTATTTTAAGCGCCGCCTGTCTCACCGGCTGCGATGCGATCCATCCGGGCTTTGGGTTTCTATCCGAAAATCCAGCCTTTGCGCGTCTGGTTGAACAATGCGGGCTTATTTTTATTGGCCCGGATGCCGATGTCATCGAGATGATGGGCAACAAGGCAAGAGCCAAGGAGACCATGATTGAGGCAGGAGTGCCTGTTATTCCCGGTTCCAGAGGTGTGGTAGAGCTGGACGAGGCCTTTCAGGTCGCCAGGGACATTGGGTTTCCAGTGCTCATTAAAGCCAGAAGCGGCGGCGGGGGTCGTGGCATGCGCATCGCAGAATCCGAGGAGGATTTTATTGACGCCTATACCACAGCCCGGGCAGAGGCGAGGACAGCCTTTGGCGACGACGGCGTCTACGTCGAAAAGGTCGTGCAGAGCGCCAAGCATA
The DNA window shown above is from Eubacterium limosum and carries:
- the abc-f gene encoding ribosomal protection-like ABC-F family protein, whose protein sequence is MSLINVSNLTFGYDGSYDTIFEKVSFQLDTNWKLGFTGRNGKGKTTFLKLLMGQYEYSGTIAASVDFSYFPFKVEQRERNTIDMVDSLNGNYAFWELQRELSMLEVDYDVLYRPFSTLSEGEQTKVLLAVLFLRENQFLLIDEPTNHLDMASRELVGQYLNTKRGFILVSHDRYFLDQCVDHILSINNTDIEVQRGNYTSWVQNKERQDQYEMGENEKLKKEIAKMTTAARRTAGWSDAVEKTKKGASRKLVAGLKPDRGYVGHKAAKMMKRSKVTEARKEKAIEEKSKLLKNIDWADELAIKTLSYPKNRLIEARGLSITYDGDAVFEDVSFEVNRGDRVALSGKNGCGKSSILKAVLGEKICHRGDLIIGTNLEYSYISQDTSFLAGSLRNYIRENSLDESLLKAVLRKLGFSREQFDKRLEDYSSGQKKKVLLAASLCKPAHLYIWDEPLNFIDVLSRIQIEHLICQYEPTMLFVEHDRMFMENVATKVVAL
- a CDS encoding amidohydrolase family protein, with translation MLIDTHVHLFPDKLCPKTIEKLAKTDPNHHLTYYGDGSLGCAEKNMKEWGVDLGVMLPIATNPHQQKSVNDFAAYVQDHSDAFISFGTIHPDAPDYIEELSRIVEMGFHGIKLHPDYQGFFINEKRLYPMYQAISDRKLPVVFHTGYDPISPGCIHATPEAVVEMAREFPELAIIAAHTGGLYFGNPPQDIYLDTPNVTFDTAIASYTFSPEAYRRLIDIYGAERFIFATDNPWGDAAKDLAFFEAVGLTRDERELIFHENAERLIGI
- a CDS encoding acyl carrier protein; its protein translation is MLEQVKEIIVEAINVDEDLIVPEAKLQEDLGIDSLSAVELAMELENAFDIRIEDDALANLKTVQDILNIVENK
- the accB gene encoding acetyl-CoA carboxylase biotin carboxyl carrier protein; amino-acid sequence: MNINELEKIVQIFDSSALSKMELQSGDVTIKLEKGTESAVVAAVPAVKQTMVPAAVPDASAAEVCEEAKGHWVKSPLVGTFYRSNIKDGEPLVKVGDTVRKGDLLCIIEAMKMMNEIRSDRDGVITAINVENETMVEYDEKIICIGEVQ